A genomic region of Antennarius striatus isolate MH-2024 chromosome 16, ASM4005453v1, whole genome shotgun sequence contains the following coding sequences:
- the tnrc18 gene encoding trinucleotide repeat-containing gene 18 protein, whose translation MDGRDFGPPRSVHVPPPLLAGLAMESHRLGAAAAAGRIPPSPGHLGANHPPPLHSGKFLSSAINLHPHHSDAFPASSSPFLSGYPGPSPLTSDPTYRSANPSSLQMAQLWASHAHEGYPPLPSSLYSSPYLSLGHLDHPTLPQHPLYDSHKDGFYLPASLSQLPLHTPSAPPAAPSSSTPPQRTSRDGSRDRHYRGERDGEREHRPHSVVDLTQEGRGDEDRRARNGEREKERERDPERDVWPLHPHHHPQKSHSNSSTAEPRSRQSPPRPSFPPGGAAGKFPDSDRGRRDEESAARPHLNHNSSNFHTDKLKRNDSVTSGMLHFSYTHPPPLQPSSSSSSSSSSSSSGAPHPFMPIREQRVSAPTYVPSVEVYDERTGPIQIASQARDKHRERDRERDRERDRERDRERDRERERDRYGGTRERDGYRPPERSPMDHPRLPLPGESSNQREEGSVICSNGSAGKRERGADSSYSSSQSGFSPETRDVPKHSLRLGVERAGPEPKWNTISPLANYATNHMAALAAQHGHTLPPPHSQQSHTPMTHHTAHRPTSSQHSAHRHSPQTHPSQHGHAGEEGGQRRYLDPSVLYRPGGSLVGGSGGERGADTSEVSAMQSLIKYSGNFAAEAPGSSRHPADNRGPFGGLGNIGSDMRREREREREREKERERDKERVPVGSGALRVPPPPLKREQERPDSARSFGREAEGEVRHPPVGIAVAVARQRDSGSGSKQSGGGADTQRSLLQTSIKDEERGEERARHHDDRLLSGRLEREQEKVLRESKELAEFTQMHPTPLSSGLTPNMMTPSLMTPNLMVTGGASMAGAGRWPPDTSPLATHPWIQRPGAPPVWLSGSPYSLGPSSLHQTLPPGYPPSLPGSIPPSYQLVRDSQSGRLLVIPTEHLQHFGGEVLERGGPVWSGVYGTSSSLQHAAQLQLLSQQQMLRQQELLMIQQHTVQVLELQRNAQLVERLKASEQRPDTEEKNDKQNVDPKSRPSVVSSPPSSPILHPRKPPPSCHSPTPSTSSLTPLPTLPSPVTALKSEDGGQRVLSHPPTPLPDPPSPRSASPPPSSPRRPKQEEGEVGRRNQMGRQKPAFQGLYPDLPPGYPYQSITAPFGSPFPPYHLPALTGANRDILPPLLSRSPSSAAPLPSNHLRSRLLEADIKPQKLEPLKQEPGVEQRRSDPTPEPPLCRSCSPELRIRDREEDGETLKPQPLPLLVPSPPPPQEEAREKETNEGQIKMEVSSYSCQATYTPPPPLTEAEPKPEVLKDLERSCISPDLARQESLPMCVSRDQTATTACDEDQAATSLNFTSPGEKESVAETPVCPRPASSSPPPSVTCQEDPMAGMLALLTASELAQARHATQTSSTPTPPTENPPAVPDCSSAVALEMVALEGMALLSQMARHEMEHTSLQQDLTLDGLDCLLQASRQILSEAIEKQSHIDLPRKLDPDKKYSWRQRKEEPLYSKMSVEALDAKEVEYRVRLAELQKTYKEKQRDLSKLQRRRDKRERQQEDERRSLTRRGRGRPRKRKHMTTPSKMDGRAAKVCRSVQYSEDSEAGEGQRKRFRLSKEEEEMEAEGGGMKVKTKKKKKKSWNDQEPSTSHAMEVLKGKRGLVCEQEQLASDLDRALSLSQLSSLGSCRKLASSSKSDKSKGKSAESRTKDRGVQSPSKGGKHKLSSKASPSETDRKVKGQKKTSLFSPMRSELSSCSNNSDSEEYNSAQGGWPPLSGTRSHGNLSRKRRSTSSPTSLLSCQKSQKKKHKHLSLLLEEAGLSSSDDSFDQETSEDDDDDEDESDSDDSSGGCEESGLGLLARFAASALPVSSTPLSLLHDGKHRNRQSTLGSSECEWSDSGPDLRLRKFPSLLHGKRSAPELPLLPPANRRTEQTSPTKRDEALPIKRKPLPKPRPSPRSPRRFSFDVATGSGVFSEDEAWTRRRSERIFLHDATASANQTSGSASSSHSSSSSAPPLTPKPVSRSKPAPPSREGKDVVKKKKVKDSPLHVSPSALCRPITDRPLSLSPSRKSQPKAKTKAREPSRGAVSRLMESMAADEDFEPNQDSSFSEDEHLPPRSNSLSERSSTPAPVQCVLDKDSLVDGLRVLIPMDDQLLYAGHVNTVHSPDIYSVVVEGERGNRPHIYCLEQLLQEAIIDVKPPSVRYLPEGTRIAAYWSQQYRCLYPGTVVNGSSDIDENDDLITVEFDDGDTGRIPLSHIRLLPPDYKIHCAEPSPALLVASCSRRRVRKCSKEGKEAGTKPEETTAPKIKGKPGRKPKPKPETSINSDGREKADPPPSSTQPAERTQAPAKIPQERTSSVQKAAQEKPPSSSRPILGAQAKPGHKSSTTSPAGSPTLPNPVARKSSSSQPPASKPGRSLPPSLYPSTYGKVLTVDLYSEPNLNSYNSQRRERENASSSSPNRPMSRTSMTTSSASSTPRLSSTSTPKTKSSSDHHSNSRPSLNSGLIPNPMSRLSTGKPGSSLTPRLSSSSTSLSAVPRPKMKMPSDQLSSSSRPGPISRTKPNSGQSDMSSVVRRKPLSAEPLVKLDHEGVTSPKTKKTKALMLLEGRDVRRDLAPIAPASANQKPLQAKPRVPERDTGPPEKDPTYKSNMLAKEKAENRGSAARGQEMDVKEEKSLKEERKEAEKREERKMKEESHSSSSSESEEEGLKAKRKKKNKCTSSCSSSSSSCSGSSSSSSSSSSSSSSSSTDDSSCSSDEERTPTPPPGTVSPSSTQDKLKEEMKEEDEAEEEEEEEEEVKEEAEVKAEEDELSPSSDSLSPSASPTPAASVPSKPAKPATGKGSGQRGRPPKPKPGGGEGKAGRPKRREGVHLPTTKELAKRQRLPSVENRPKISAFLPARQLWKWFGKPTQRRGMKGKAKKLFYKAIVRGREMIRIGDCAVFLSAGRPNLPFIGRIQSMWESWGSNMVVRVNWFYHPEETNPGKKLTDKKNWDQMCGQSLPAALHSSIQRKDFMERALYQSSHSDENDVQTVSHKCLVVSVEEYEQMTHTRRYADSEDLYYLAGTYEPTTGMIFNTDGVPVIC comes from the exons ATGGATGGCAGAGATTTTGGACCCCCCCGATCCGTCCACGTACCACCTCCGCTGTTGGCGGGGCTCGCAATGGAGTCTCACCGACTCggagcagcggcagcagccGGGAGGATCCCTCCCTCGCCCGGTCACTTGGGCGCGAATCATCCGCCGCCTCTCCACTCGGGAAAATTCTTGTCATCGGCCATTAACCTACATCCACACCACA GCGACGCCTTCCCTGCCAGCTCCAGTCCATTCCTGTCTGGTTATCCGGGCCCCTCccccttgacctctgaccctacATACAGATCAGCCAATCCCAGCAGTCTGCAGATGGCCCAGCTGTGGGCGTCACACGCTCACGAAG gCTACCCCCCCCTGCCCAGCAGCCTGTACTCCAGCCCCTACCTGTCTCTGGGGCACCTGGATCACCCCACGCTCCCCCAGCACCCTCTCTACGACTCCCACAAAG ACGGGTTCTACCTACCAGCCTCCTTGAGCCAGTTGCCCCTCCACACCCCATCTGCGCCCCCTGCTGCCCCGTCCAGCTCAACACCCCCACAGAGAACATCCCGTGATGGGAGTAGGGACCGGCATTACCGGGGGGAGCGGGACGGGGAGCGGGAGCACCGTCCTCACAGCGTGGTGGACCTGACGCAGGAGGGGCGGGGTGACGAGGACCGCCGGGCGAGAAACGGCGAGcgagagaaagaaagggaacGGGACCCGGAGAGAGACGTCTGgcccctccatcctcatcaccacccGCAGAAGTCACACTCCAACTCCTCCACGGCGGAACCCAGATCCAGACAGTCGCCGCCTCGGCCCTCCTTCCCTCCGGGGGGCGCTGCAGGGAAGTTTCCAGATTCAGACAGGGGGCGTCGGGACGAGGAGAGCGCCGCTCGACCCCACCTCAACCACAACTCCAGTAATTTCCACACGGACAAACTAAAGAGGAACGACTCGGTGACATCTGGGATGCTCCATTTCTCATacacacatcctcctcctcttcagccctcttcctcttcctcctcctcctcctcctcctcctcctctggggcGCCCCATCCCTTCATGCCCATCAGAGAGCAGCGGGTCAGCGCGCCCACATATGTGCCTTCTGTGGAGGTTTACGACGAGCGGACCGGGCCCATCCAGATCGCCTCGCAGGCCCGCgacaaacacagagagagagacagggagagagacagggagagagacagggagagagacagggagagagacagggagagagagcgagacagGTACGGCGGTACCAGGGAGAGAGACGGCTACAGGCCCCCTGAGAGGAGCCCGATGGACCATCCTCGACTCCCCCTCCCCGGCGAATCAAGCAATCAAAGAGAGGAAGGTTCCGTCATCTGTTCCAACGGATCCGCCGGTAAACGGGAACGGGGGGCGGACTCTTCCTActcctccagccaatcagggtTCAGCCCGGAAACCAGAGACGTCCCCAAACACTCTCTCCGATTGGGCGTGGAGAGGGCGGGGCCCGAGCCCAAGTGGAACACTATTAGCCCGTTAGCTAACTACGCCACCAATCACATGGCGGCGTTAGCGGCGCAACACGGACACACACTCCCCCCCCCTCACAGCCAGCAGTCACACACACCCATGACGCATCACACGGCCCACCGGCCAACCAGCAGCCAGCACTCCGCCCACAGACACTCCCCGCAGACGCACCCCTCCCAGCACGGACACGCAGGCGAGGAGGGGGGTCAGAGACGCTACCTGGACCCGTCGGTGCTCTACCGACCTGGGGGGTCACTGGTGGGGGGGTCCGGTGGGGAACGGGGTGCGGATACCTCAGAGGTTTCTGCCATGCAGAGTCTGATTAAATACAGCGGGAACTTTGCTGCAGAGGCCCCCGGGTCCTCCAGGCACCCCGCCGACAACAGGGGGCCCTTTGGGGGTCTGGGGAACATCGGGTCGGACATGCGacgggagagggagagggagagggagagggagaaggagcgagagagagacaAGGAGAGGGTTCCGGTCGGATCCGGCGCCTTGAGGGTTCCGCCGCCGCCGTTAAAGAGGGAGCAGGAGCGACCCGACAGCGCCCGATCGTTCGGGCGGGAGGCGGAGGGGGAGGTCCGACACCCCCCGGTGGGCATCGCCGTGGCCGTGGCCCGACAGAGAGACAGCGGGAGCGGCAGCAAGCAGAGCGGCGGGGGCGCCGACACGCAGAGATCCCTCCTGCAAACGTCCATTAAAG ATGAAGAGCGAGGTGAGGAGCGCGCTCGTCATCACGACGATCGGCTGCTGTCCGGCCGGCTGGAGCGCGAGCAGGAGAAGGTGCTCAG AGAGTCCAAGGAGCTGGCGGAGTTCACTCAGATGCACCCCACCCCGCTGTCCAGTGGCCTGACCCCCAACATGATGACGCCCAGCCTCATGACCCCAAACCTGATGGTAACAGGAGGGGCCTCTATGGCGGGGGCCGGGCGATGGCCGCCGGACACCTCACCTTTAGCCACTCACCCCTGGATACAAAGACCCGGGGCGCCCCCAGTCTGGCTCTCAGGCTCCCCATACA GCCTTGGTCCTTCGTCTCTCCACCAAACCCTCCCCCCAGGATACCCCCCATCTCTGCCGGgctccatccctccttcctACCAACTTGTCAGAGACTCGCAGTCTGGACGGCTACTAGTCATCCCCACTGAACACCTGCAGCACTTCG GAGGTGAAGTGCTCGAGCGCGGGGGCCCCGTGTGGTCGGGGGTCTACGGCACCAGCAGCTCCCTGCAGCACGCCGCccagctccagctcctctcCCAGCAGCAGATGCTCCGGCAGCAGGAGCTCCTCATGATCCAGCAGCACACGGTGCAGGTcctggagctgcagaggaacGCGCAGCTAGTC GAACGCTTAAAGGCCAGCGAGCAACGGCCCGACACGGAAGAGAAAAACGACAAGCAGAACGTCGACCCCAAATCCCGCCCCTCTGTGGTCTCCTCCCCGCCTTCCTCCCCCATCTTGCACCCCCGTAAGCCTCCCCCGTCTTGTCACTCGCCGACCCCGTCCACCTCTTCCCTCACCCCGCTGCCAACGCTCCCGTCGCCCGTCACCGCGCTAAAGTCAGAGGACGGAGGGCAGAGGGTGTTGTCTCACCCGCCGACGCCCCTGCCTGACCCGCCTTCCCCCCGCTCGGCCTCTCCGCCCCCGTCCTCACCGCGGCGGCCCAAACAGGAGGAGGGCGAGGTGGGACGGAGGAATCAGATGGGCCGACAGAAACCCGCTTTTCAAGGCCTCTACCCCG ATCTGCCTCCAGGTTACCCTTACCAGTCCATAACTGCCCCATTTGGCTCTCCTTTCCCCCCATATCATCTCCCAGCGCTCACAGGGGCGAACCGGGACATCCTCCCGCCTCTCCTCTCCCGCTCCCCCTCCTCTGCTGCCCCTTTGCCCTCAAACCACCTGCGTTCACGGCTGCTGGAAGCCGACATCAAGCCTCAGAAGCTGGAGCCTCTCAAGCAGGAACCTGGTGTGGAACAGCGGCGCTCGGACCCGACGCCGGAACCTCCTCTGTGCAGGAGCTGCAGCCCTGAGCTGCGGATCCGggacagagaggaggatggggaGACCCTGAAGCCTCAACCGCTACCTCTGCTCGTCCCCAGCCCTCCACCGCCGCAAGAAGAAGCCAGGGAGAAAGAGACAAATGAAGGGCAAATCAAGATGGAGGTATCGTCTTACTCCTGTCAGGCGACGTACACGCCGCCTCCTCCGCTCACAGAAGCCGAGCCGAAGCCTGAGGTTCTCAAGGATCTGGAGCGATCGTGCATCAGTCCAGATTTAGCCCGGCAGGAATCGCTTCCCATGTGTGTGTCGCGAGATCAGACCGCCACCACAGCGTGTGACGAAGACCAGGCAGCCACTTCACTGAACTTCACCTCCCCCGGCGAGAAAGAAAGTGTCGCTGAAACTCCCGTATGCCCTCGTCCCGCCTCCAGCTCCCCGCCCCCGTCGGTCACCTGCCAAGAGGATCCCATGGCGGGGATGCTTGCCCTGTTGACAGCGAGCGAGTTGGCCCAGGCGCGCCACGCCACGCAAACGTCCTCGACTCCGACGCCGCCGACGGAAAACCCTCCCGCGGTTCCAGACTGCAGCAGCGCCGTTGCTTTGGAGATGGTGGCGCTAGAGGGGATGGCGCTGCTCAGTCAGATGGCGCGGCACGAGATGGAACACACCAGCCTGCAGCAAG ATCTGACGTTAGACGGtctggactgccttctccaagcgAGTAGACAGATTCTGTCTGAGGCCATCGAGAAGCAGTCCCACATCGATCTGCCTAGAAAGCTGGATCCCGACAAGAAGTACAGCTGGaggcagaggaaggaggagCCG CTGTACAGTAAAATGTCTGTGGAGGCTTTGGATGCAAAAGAAGTGGAATACCGCGTCCGCCTGGCTGAGTTGCAGAAGACTTACAAGGAGAAGCAAAGAGACCTGAGCAAGCTGCAGAGACGGCGAGACAAGCG CGAGCGCCAGCAGGAGGACGAGAGGCGGAGTCTCACCAGGCGAGGAAGGGGGAGacccaggaagaggaaacacaTGACCACGCCTTCCAAAATGGACGGCAGGGCTGCGAA GGTGTGCAGGTCGGTGCAATACTCGGAGGACTCTGAAGCCGGGGAAGGACAAAGAAAGAGGTTCCGGCTGtccaaagaagaagaggagatggaggcaGAAGGTGGAGGAATGAAGgtgaagacgaagaagaagaagaagaagagctggaATGACCAGGAGCCGTCCACCAGTCACGCTATGGAG GTGCTGAAGGGAAAGCGTGGTCTGGTGTGCGAGCAGGAGCAGCTGGCGTCCGACCTGGACCGAGCGCTGTCGCTGTCGCAGCTCAGCTCGCTGGGCTCCTGTCGCAAACTGGCCTCCAGCTCCAAATCAGACAAATCAAAGGGCAAGTCTGCAGAAAGTCGCACGAAGGACCGCGGCGTCCAGTCGCCCTCCAAAGGCGGGAAGCACAAGCTATCCAGCAAGGCCTCTCCTTCAGAGACCGACCGGAAGGTGAAAGGTCAGAAGAAGACGTCTTTGTTCTCTCCCATGAGatcagagctcagcagctgCTCCAACA ACTCGGATTCAGAGGAATACAATTCAGCTCAAGGGGGCTGGCCCCCGCTCTCAGGGACACGTTCCCACGGCAACCTGAGCAGGAAGAGGCGGTCCACCTCGTCGCCGACGTCCCTGCTGTCCTGTCAGAAGtctcagaaaaagaaacacaagcaCTTAtccctgctgctggaggaggcaGGCCTCAGCTCCTCTGACGACTCCTTCGACCAAG AAACCTCAgaggacgatgatgatgatgaggacgaGTCCGACTCAGACGACTCCAGCGGCGGCTGCGAGGAGAGCGGGCTCGGTCTGTTGGCCCGGTTTGCAGCGAGCGCGCTCCCTGTCAGCTCCACCCCTTTGAGCCTCCTCCACGACGGCAAACACCGCAACAGGCAAAGCACCCTGG GGTCCTCAGAGTGTGAGTGGTCCGACTCCGGCCCCGACTTACGACTGAGGAAGTTCCCCTCTCTGCTGCACGGCAAACGTTCTGCCCCAGAGCTGCCACTGTTACCCCCAGCCAACCGCCGGACCGAACAGACCAGCCCCACCAAGCGGGACGAAGCGCTGCCAATCAAGCGCAAGCCCCTCCCCAAGCCACGCCCTTCTCCCCGATCGCCGAGGCGTTTCAGCTTCGACGTCGCCACCGGCTCCGGGGTCTTCAGCGAGGACGAGGCCTGGACCCGACGGCGCAGCGAGAGGATTTTCCTCCACGATGCCAccgcctcagccaatcagacgtctGGGTCTGCCTCCTCCAGtcacagctcctccagctcagccCCGCCTCTCACGCCAAAACCGGTCTCCAGGTCCAAACCGgccccccccagcagagagGGCAAAGATGTAGTGAAA AAAAAGAAGGTGAAGGACTCTCCGCTTCACGTAAGCCCATCCGCTCTGTGTAGACCAATCACAGACCGCCCTCTGAGCCTCAGTCCGTCACGCAAGAGCCAACCAAAAGCCAAGACCAAGGCCAGAGAG CCCTCCAGGGGGGCCGTCAGCCGGCTGATGGAGAGCATGGCGGCGGACGAGGACTTCGAGCCCAACCAGGACAGCAGCTTCAGCGAAGACGAGCACCTCCCCCCACGCAGCAACAGCCTATCAGAGAGATCCTCCACACCTG CTCCAGTGCAGTGTGTCCTGGATAAGGATTCTCTGGTGGACGGACTCCGAGTTCTGATCCCCATGGACGACCAACTCCTGTATGCAGGACACGTGAACACGGTGCACTCCCCTGACAT ATACAGCGTGGTGGTGGAGGGCGAGAGAGGGAACCGACCACACATCTACTGCCTGGAACAACTGCTGCAAGAGGCT ATCATCGACGTGAAGCCTCCCTCCGTGCGTTACCTCCCAGAAGGCACCAGGATCGCCGCCTACTGGAGCCAGCAGTACCGCTGCCTTTACCCCGGAACAGTGGTCAACG gaaGTTCAGATATTGATGAGAACGATGATCTGATCACAGTGGAGTTTGATGACGGCGACACGGGTCGCATCCCCCTCTCTCACATCAGACTGCTGCCGCCTGACTACAAGATCCACT gCGCTGAGCCGTCCCCCGCCCTGCTGGTGGCCAGCTGCTCCAGGAGGCGAGTCCGCAAATGCAGCAAAGAGGGCAAAGAGGCAGGAACAAAGCCAGAAGAGACAACGGCTCCAAAGATAAAAGGAAAACCCGGTcgcaaacccaaacccaaaccag agaCTTCCATCAATTCCGATGGCCGTGAGAAAGCCGATCCTCCGCCCTCCTCCACCCAACCTGCAGAGAGGACCCAGGCTCCAGCTAAGATTCCCCAGGAAAGAACCTCGTCTGTCCAGAAAGCAGCTCAGGAGAAACCCCCGTCATCATCCAGGCCAATCCTGGGAGCCCAAGCCAAACCAGGACACAAGAGTTCCACCACTTCCCCTGCAGGCAGCCCTACCCTTCCAAACCCCGTGGCCAGGAAGTCCAGCTCAAGCCAACCTCCTGCATCTAAACCGGGCCGTTCTCTGCCTCCGTCCCTCTACCCCTCCACCTACGGGAAGGTCCTGACTGTGGATCTGTACAGCGAACCCAACCTCAACTCCTACAACAGCCAgcgcagagaaagagagaacgcCAGCAGCTCCAGTCCCAATAGACCAATGTCCAGAACCAGTATGACGACTTCATCTGCTTCATCCACACCAAGGCTGTCGTCTACTTCCACACCCAAAACCAAATCCTCCTCCGACCATCACAGCAACTCCAGACCCAGCCTGAACTCTGGGCTCATTCCCAACCCCATGTCCAGACTATCAACGGGCAAACCTGGCTCCTCCCTGACCCCTAgactttcctcttcctccacttcaTTGTCAGCTGTCCCCAGACCCAAAATGAAGATGCCGTCCGACCAGTTGTCGTCCAGTTCCAGACCCGGTCCCATCTCAAGGACCAAACCCAACTCGGGGCAGAGTGATATGAGTTCTGTGGTGAGACGCAAACCCCTGTCTGCGGAGCCGCTGGTGAAGCTCGACCACGAAGGCGTTACCTCCCCAAAGACCAAGAAGACCAAGGCTCTGATGTTGCTGGAGGGTCGAGACGTCAGACGAGATCTTGCCCCAATTGCCCcagcctcagccaatcagaagccgcTACAGGCTAAACCAAGAGTCCCAGAAAGAGATACTGGCCCACCAGAGAAAGACCCCACTTACAAGTCAAATATGCTGGCTAAGGAGAAAGCAGAGAATCGTGGAAGTGCTGCTAGAGGACAGGAGATGGAtgtaaaagaagagaaaagcttgaaagaggagagaaaggaggcggagaaaagagaggaaagaaaaatgaaagaggaatctcatagcagcagcagctctgaatCAGAAGAAGAAGGACTGAAAgccaagaggaagaagaagaacaaatgcACTTCAAgttgctcttcctcctcttcatcctgctCTGGTTCATCCTCGtcttcttcatcatcgtcatcatcatcttcttcttcgtcCACTGACGactcctcctgcagctcagaTGAAGAGAGAACCCCCACACCTCCACCGGGTACTGTATCTCCATCCTCAACACAGGACAaactgaaagaggaaatgaaagaggaagatgaagcagaggaggaggaagaagaagaagaagaggtgaaggaggaggcaGAAGTCAAAGCGGAGGAAGACGAGTTGTCCCCTTCCTCTGATTCTCTCTCCCCATCAGCCTCTCCGACTCCCGCTGCTTCTGTTCCTTCCAAACCAGCTAAACCTGCCACCGGGAAGGGCTCCGGGCAGAGGGGGCGTCCTCCCAAGCCAAAGCCTGGCGGAGGAGAGGGGAAAGCGGGGAGACCGAAGCGAAGAGAAGGGGTCCACCTCCCCACCACCAAGGAGCTGGCTAAACGTCAGAGGCTCCCCAGTGTGGAGAACAGGCCCAAAATCTCTGCTTTCCTTCCAGCCAGACAGCTCTGGAAGTGGTTTGGGAAACCCACCCAG AGACGCGGCATGAAGGGAAAGGCCAAGAAGCTCTTCTATAAGGCCATCGTTCGAGGTCGAGAGATGATCCGCATCGGCGACTGCGCCGTGTTCCTGTCGGCCGGCCGACCCAACCTGCCCTTCATCGGCCGCATCCAGAGCATGTGGGAGTCGTGGGGCAGCAACATGGTGGTCAGGGTCAACTGGTTCTACCATCCAGAGGAGACCAACCCGGGCAAGAAACTCACAGACAAGAAG AACTGGGATCAGATGTGTGGTCAGTCTCTACCAGCAGCTCTTCACTCTTCCATCCAGAGGAAAGACTTCAtggag CGCGCCCTCTACCAGTCGTCTCACAGCGACGAGAACGACGTGCAGACTGTCAGCCACAAGTGCCTGGTGGTCAGCGTGGAGGAGTACGAGCAGATGACCCACACACGCCGCTACGCCGACAGCGAGGACCTCTACTACCTGGCCGGCACCTACGAACCCACCACTGGCATGATCTTCAACACGGACGGAGTCCCGGTCATCTGCTGA